The following proteins are encoded in a genomic region of Nicotiana sylvestris chromosome 4, ASM39365v2, whole genome shotgun sequence:
- the LOC104235873 gene encoding dihydroneopterin aldolase 2-like isoform X1 has translation MLPLFSVVLFHNYLAIFVTGHMDIPKGDKLVLRGLKFHGYHGVKPEETKLGQKFLVDVDAWMDLRPAGKSDCLSDTLSYTDIYKIVKEVVEGPPRKLLEKVAELIASATLDKYPQVSAVRVQVGKPHVAVQGSVDYLGVEIIRHRGLDG, from the exons ATGTTACCGCTGTTTTCAGTTGTTTTATTTCATAATTATCTTGCAATTTTCG TGACAGGTCACATGGATATACCAAAAGGAGACAAGCTTGTGCTTAGGGGTTTAAAGTTCCACGGATATCATGGGGTGAAGCCAGAAGAGACGAAGCTGGGGCAGAAGTTCCTGGTCGATGTTGATGCTTGGATGGATCTTCGGCCAGCTGGTAAATCTGACTGTTTGTCAGATACTCTAAGTTACACTGATATATACAA AATAGTGAAAGAGGTTGTGGAGGGTCCACCTAGAAAACTTCTAGAGAAGGTGGCTGAGCTCATAGCATCTGCAACGCTCGACAAGTATCCACAGGTATCTGCTGTTCGTGTTCAAGTTGGGAAGCCGCATGTGGCTGTTCAAGGATCTGTTGACTATTTAGGTGTCGAGATCATAAGGCACAGAGGTCTTGATGGTTAA
- the LOC104235873 gene encoding dihydroneopterin aldolase 2-like isoform X2, producing MLPLFSVVLFHNYLAIFGHMDIPKGDKLVLRGLKFHGYHGVKPEETKLGQKFLVDVDAWMDLRPAGKSDCLSDTLSYTDIYKIVKEVVEGPPRKLLEKVAELIASATLDKYPQVSAVRVQVGKPHVAVQGSVDYLGVEIIRHRGLDG from the exons ATGTTACCGCTGTTTTCAGTTGTTTTATTTCATAATTATCTTGCAATTTTCG GTCACATGGATATACCAAAAGGAGACAAGCTTGTGCTTAGGGGTTTAAAGTTCCACGGATATCATGGGGTGAAGCCAGAAGAGACGAAGCTGGGGCAGAAGTTCCTGGTCGATGTTGATGCTTGGATGGATCTTCGGCCAGCTGGTAAATCTGACTGTTTGTCAGATACTCTAAGTTACACTGATATATACAA AATAGTGAAAGAGGTTGTGGAGGGTCCACCTAGAAAACTTCTAGAGAAGGTGGCTGAGCTCATAGCATCTGCAACGCTCGACAAGTATCCACAGGTATCTGCTGTTCGTGTTCAAGTTGGGAAGCCGCATGTGGCTGTTCAAGGATCTGTTGACTATTTAGGTGTCGAGATCATAAGGCACAGAGGTCTTGATGGTTAA
- the LOC104235873 gene encoding dihydroneopterin aldolase 1-like isoform X3, which translates to MDIPKGDKLVLRGLKFHGYHGVKPEETKLGQKFLVDVDAWMDLRPAGKSDCLSDTLSYTDIYKIVKEVVEGPPRKLLEKVAELIASATLDKYPQVSAVRVQVGKPHVAVQGSVDYLGVEIIRHRGLDG; encoded by the exons ATGGATATACCAAAAGGAGACAAGCTTGTGCTTAGGGGTTTAAAGTTCCACGGATATCATGGGGTGAAGCCAGAAGAGACGAAGCTGGGGCAGAAGTTCCTGGTCGATGTTGATGCTTGGATGGATCTTCGGCCAGCTGGTAAATCTGACTGTTTGTCAGATACTCTAAGTTACACTGATATATACAA AATAGTGAAAGAGGTTGTGGAGGGTCCACCTAGAAAACTTCTAGAGAAGGTGGCTGAGCTCATAGCATCTGCAACGCTCGACAAGTATCCACAGGTATCTGCTGTTCGTGTTCAAGTTGGGAAGCCGCATGTGGCTGTTCAAGGATCTGTTGACTATTTAGGTGTCGAGATCATAAGGCACAGAGGTCTTGATGGTTAA